From the genome of Agrobacterium tumefaciens:
CGCCAACTATGTCGAAGCGCTGTCCGAGGGAGCCATCGCACCGGCGACAGTGGCAAATGCCAACGAAATTTTCCCTCCTTTCGTCCACGATCAGAAGGAGATCGGCGCAAAATACGATCTTGGCTCATTTGCCGTCAGTGCGGCACTTTTCGAGATCAGGCAGGAAAGCGCGTACACCAATCCGGCTACGAATACCTATTCGGTTGACGGTCGCCAGATTAACCGTGGTCTTGAACTCTCGATATTCGGTGAGCCAGTCGATGGTCTCCGATTGCTGGGCGGTGTAACCTTCATGGATGCGGAGCTTGCGCGGACGAGAGCCGGGACATTTGATGGCAACCGCGTGCCTGGTGTTCCGAAGACGATGATCAGCCTCTACGGCGAATATGACCTGCCCTGGGTCGAGGGCCTCACCATGACGGGTCGGGTTCTCTATAGCGGAAGCACACTCTACGATCAGGCCAACACGCAAAAGATCGATGACTGGACGCGTGTCGACCTTGGCGGTCGCTACAAGTTCACCCGTGAAAACGGCAAGGCCGTTGAAATCCGGGCAAACATCGAAAATGTCTTCAACGAGAACTATTGGGCCTCGTCAGCACGCGGTTTCCTTGCTGCGGGAGCTCCTCGAACCTTCATGCTCTCGGCATCGTTCGATTTTTGACGATAGAACCTCCCCATCGGCAATCGTGACATCATGGCCGCACCGATCAGGTGCGGCCAATCTTTTGATGCGAGACGAACCGATCAGTGCGTTTTATAGTTTCCTTGCCGGCTACACCTGCACGGCGAAATTCACCGGCTCCGCAACACGTCCTATGGGTCGGGCATGAAAGGACATTTACTTGAAGACACGCTCTCCCCTGATCGTCACGGCACGAATTGCGGAAAGCGACCTCGAACCCTTTGATCTCCTGCGAAAACGACATTTCCCGCCAGACAGGAACTTCCTGAATGCACACCTGACGATGTTTTATCGTCTGCCCGGAGAGCATCGCGACATCATTCTTGCTGCGCTCGAAACCATCACCACAGAACACGACACGATGACCGCCGACATAATCGGTGTTCGACATCTCGGTGCCGGTGTCGCATTCTCGTTGGAGAGCGCACCGCTTGCGGCAGCCCGAAACGAGCTCAAATCCCTCTTCATCCAGTGGCTCGGTTCGCAGGACATGCAGCCCTGGCGCCCCCACATCACCATCCAGAACCGTGCACCAAAGGCTGCCGCAGACGCATTGTACAAGGACTTGCGCGCCGGCTTTTGCCCGCGCAGCATCGAGATCATCGGCATTGATCTCTGGAAATACCTGGATGGCCCATGGGAGCTGGACGCAGCATTTCCATTTTCCGGGAATGTCGACACCAGAATTTGAACACGCATCACAGGCCAAACCCCGCTCTGTGCGCGTCGCAAATGCCATAGAATTATGGATATGGCGTTCTAATTATTAGAGCGCGCAAAATTCAGGCGTCAGACCACCCACAAACGACGGCCGTTTCTTGTTGAAAATCATATCATTAAGATCGTTATCCTCAGACACCTCTAGGCGCCACCATTATAGATGCCTATTTTTCCGCCACACCCATTCTCGAACTAAAAAACTTGCAAGAACGCAATTTCTCGTGCGACAAAAAGGCACCGAGTAGAAGCGGTCTGAACCCTGAGTTCTGGACATTGCTCGACGGATAATTCTGTCGAGGAGGTGTCTAAGTGCAGGGAAATAATCACAATAATTCGCCAGCATCCATTCATGTTGATCATGAGCTCGAGCAGCTTCGTGACCATCCGTGCTTTGCATGCCTGATCGGGAAAAGCGCCTCAAAACGCGCCTGTGCTCTTGCCATGCTCGCTGAAGGCGGACTGGCATCTGGCCCGATCGACTTTCTCTCTCTGTCCTTAAAATCTGAACACCTGTTGTGAAAGGCAGTCCCATGTCCCGCACCAAGCTTGCTATCTATGCGCTTTCCGCAGCCCTTGCCGCCGGCACCGCAACGGCCGCTGACAAGATTGTCTTTCAGCTCGACTGGCTTCCAGGCGGCGACAAGGCGCCGATTTACGTATGCGTCCAGGAAGGCTTCTGTTCTGAGGCTGGCATCGAGGTCGAGATTGCCTCGGGCCGAGGTTCTACAGACGCCATATCCCGCCTTGCAGCCGCATCGTCAGACATCGGGGTTTCCGATATCGGTGCACTGATGGCCGCCCGTGCCAACGAAGGCGTCAAGGTGACCGCTGTCATGTCCCTTTTCAACAAGGGCCCACATGCATTTTATGTTGCCAAGGGCGGATCGATCGCAAGCGTCTCTGACGTCAAGGGAAAAACGATAGCGACTTCGCCATTCACATCATCCAACGTCTATCTTCCGCTCGTCCTCAAGGACGCCGGTATCGATATGGCCGATATCAAACTTGTCAAAGCTGATCCTGGTGCGCTCGGTCCAATGCTGATGACGGGCAACGCCGACGGGATCATCGCCTGGATGACCGACCTGACGCGCTACAGCAGCCAGGGCAAGGAAGCAGGCAAGGACATCATTGCATTGCCCTGGTCATCGGCCGGTCTCGAGCTTTACTCCGCGTCGCTGATAGCAAGCGATGATTTCCTTGCCAAACGTCCCCAGGTCGCCGCACGCTTTGTCGCCGCCTACCGAAAGTCCGTGGAGTTCTCCAGGCTGAACCCGCAGAAAGCCGCAGCAGCCGTAACCGCCATGGTGGCCGAACTCGGTGCCGAGGATGTCGAGGGATCGCTGAAAGACGCACTGCCACTGATCTTCAACGAGGTGACGGAGAAGGATGGTCTCGGTGTCTTTGACAAGGCTCGTCTGGCGGAAACCTGGCGCCGTGTCTCACAAGCGCAGGCAATTGATCCGGCGAAACTCGATCCGGAAACCATCGTCAACCGTGCCTTCGCCGTGACGGAGTAATTTCATGACGACGCCAGCAATCTGTTTCAGGAGATTGGGCCAGGTGTTTGAAACTGCTTCCGGACGGACCGAAGCCCTCCGCGATGTCAGTTTCGAAGTCGGACGGCACGAATTCGTCTCCATTCTTGGCCCGTCAGGATGCGGAAAGTCGACCCTTCTCAGGATGATTGCAGGTCTGCTGAAACCGACATCCGGCTCGGTCGACGTCTTCGGTCTGCCTGTCGAGGGACCCCGCGATGACATCGGCATCGTGTTTCAAAAACCGACTCTGCTTCCGTGGGCGACCGTTTTAGACAACGTGCTTTTTCCCGCACGCCATAAGAGCGGCCGCATAACCGCCCAAGAGCGAGAACGCGCAGGCGAGCTTCTGGCCATGGTCGGGCTTTCAGGCTTTGAACAACGGCTGCCGGACGAACTGTCCGGCGGTATGCAGCAGCGCGTCGGAATTGCACGTGCATTGCTGATGGACCCGGACATCCTGCTGATGGACGAACCTTTCTCAGCCCTTGATGCCCTGACACGCGAGGTGATGGGTTTTGATCTACTCCGCATTTTTGCCGAACGGCCCAAGACCGTCGTGTTCATCACCCACTCGGTGAGCGAGGCGGCAATCCTGTCCGACCGCGTCCTAGTGATGACCGGAAGGCCGGGCTCCATCTTGACCGAAGTTGACGTTCCCGTCGGGCGCCCGCGCAACCCCGAAACTGTAAAGGACAAGGCGATCCATGAGCTCTCCGACTACCTCCGCGATCTCCTCCTCAACCGCCACGCGGCATAAGACCATGGCCTACTCCACCGGTGTCTCCCGTATCAAGGCGGCTCTTGGCAGACCGGGCGTCACCACGGCCGCGGCCTTGATTGGAGCAATGCTGGTCTGGGAAGCGTTCGCCCGGGTTTTGTCGATCCCGGCCTATCTTCTTCCGCCGCCCAGCGCGATCCTGGGATCGTTTTCCTCGATCGGTTTCGAGCGCTGGACAGGGCACATCGTTGCGACACTGCGGGTGGCATTGAGCGGTTACGCCCTGTCGATCATCATTGCCATTCCGCTCGCCGTTGTCATGATGCGCTCGCCCTTTCTCTCCAAAACACTCTATCCCTTGCTGATCGTCGTGCAGTCAACGCCGGTGGTGGCGATCGCACCGATCATCATTGTGGTACTGGGTGCAGGCGATGCGCCACGTATCGTCATCACCTGTCTCATCACGTTCTTTCCCCTCGTGGTATCAACCGCCACCGGGCTTGCGGCAACGCCGCCGGAACTGATCGAGCTGTCACGCAGCTTGCGTGCCTCCGGCTTTCGGGAAATCACCCAGATCCGTCTGCCATTTGCCGTCCCGTACATCTTCTCGGCATTGAAAATCTCGATCACGCTGGCCGTTATCGGGGCCGTGGTGGCGGAATTTTGCGCCTCTGAAGCGGGCGTTGGCTTTTTCATTCAGTTATCGACCTCGCTCTTCAAGCTTCCGCAGGCCTGGGCGGGGCTTTTTGTCCTCGCAGCCATGTCCCTCCTGCTCTTCCAGATCGTGGTCTGGACCCAGAGGTTCCTGTTTCCCTGGAGCCTGCCGAAAAACCACTAGAACCCTTCCGGAGTAGAAGCAGTTGGGCCAAGCCCGGACATTGCTCCTCAACCGCCGGTGAGCCGGCCTTCATCAAGGAGAATGCCAATGAATATGAAAGCAGATAACCTTGCCGAACTCGCCAAGGAAGCGACGATCGGTGGTATGGGAACAACCGTCGACAGGGAAATCCCCGTGATCGATCTGTCCGACTTCGAAAATCGCAAGCATGAGATTGCAGATGCGCTGTGGCAGGCCTCTGTCGATATCGGCTTTTTCCAGGTCTACAATCACGGTATCGCCCAGGACGATATCGACGCGGCATTCGACACGGCCTGGACGTTCTTCGAACTTCCGGCCGAGGTTAAAGCAAAAACCCCGATGCCGAAGGGCACCAATGCGGGTTGGGAATTCAAGGCGCAGGTAAGGCCCTCGACCGGTACACCGGATAACAAGGAAAGTTTCCAGATCACCCGTCCGGACATGATCCGCCTTGATCTTTGGCCGAGCGAGGAAGACCTCCCAGGTTTTCGCGAGAAGATGTTGCGGTTCGAGCGGCAGAACTGGGAACTCGGCATGCGTATTCTCTCGTGCTTTGCTTTGAAGATGGGCTTTGCTGAAGACTTC
Proteins encoded in this window:
- a CDS encoding isopenicillin N synthase family oxygenase: MNMKADNLAELAKEATIGGMGTTVDREIPVIDLSDFENRKHEIADALWQASVDIGFFQVYNHGIAQDDIDAAFDTAWTFFELPAEVKAKTPMPKGTNAGWEFKAQVRPSTGTPDNKESFQITRPDMIRLDLWPSEEDLPGFREKMLRFERQNWELGMRILSCFALKMGFAEDFFTTAHDPSSDQYQSTLRLIHYMSMEDAKPEDFQSWRAGAHSDFDCLTILHQKEGEGGLQVCPGKDAALKEWTDVPPRNGYITCNIGDMLMRWSDDQLQSTLHRVRMPNAGEYMGRRLSLPFFCQANRDAVMQGPLGKYEAITAGEYLTRRINANFAKK
- a CDS encoding ABC transporter permease produces the protein MAYSTGVSRIKAALGRPGVTTAAALIGAMLVWEAFARVLSIPAYLLPPPSAILGSFSSIGFERWTGHIVATLRVALSGYALSIIIAIPLAVVMMRSPFLSKTLYPLLIVVQSTPVVAIAPIIIVVLGAGDAPRIVITCLITFFPLVVSTATGLAATPPELIELSRSLRASGFREITQIRLPFAVPYIFSALKISITLAVIGAVVAEFCASEAGVGFFIQLSTSLFKLPQAWAGLFVLAAMSLLLFQIVVWTQRFLFPWSLPKNH
- a CDS encoding ABC transporter substrate-binding protein; the encoded protein is MSRTKLAIYALSAALAAGTATAADKIVFQLDWLPGGDKAPIYVCVQEGFCSEAGIEVEIASGRGSTDAISRLAAASSDIGVSDIGALMAARANEGVKVTAVMSLFNKGPHAFYVAKGGSIASVSDVKGKTIATSPFTSSNVYLPLVLKDAGIDMADIKLVKADPGALGPMLMTGNADGIIAWMTDLTRYSSQGKEAGKDIIALPWSSAGLELYSASLIASDDFLAKRPQVAARFVAAYRKSVEFSRLNPQKAAAAVTAMVAELGAEDVEGSLKDALPLIFNEVTEKDGLGVFDKARLAETWRRVSQAQAIDPAKLDPETIVNRAFAVTE
- a CDS encoding 2'-5' RNA ligase family protein → MIVTARIAESDLEPFDLLRKRHFPPDRNFLNAHLTMFYRLPGEHRDIILAALETITTEHDTMTADIIGVRHLGAGVAFSLESAPLAAARNELKSLFIQWLGSQDMQPWRPHITIQNRAPKAAADALYKDLRAGFCPRSIEIIGIDLWKYLDGPWELDAAFPFSGNVDTRI
- a CDS encoding ABC transporter ATP-binding protein; amino-acid sequence: MTTPAICFRRLGQVFETASGRTEALRDVSFEVGRHEFVSILGPSGCGKSTLLRMIAGLLKPTSGSVDVFGLPVEGPRDDIGIVFQKPTLLPWATVLDNVLFPARHKSGRITAQERERAGELLAMVGLSGFEQRLPDELSGGMQQRVGIARALLMDPDILLMDEPFSALDALTREVMGFDLLRIFAERPKTVVFITHSVSEAAILSDRVLVMTGRPGSILTEVDVPVGRPRNPETVKDKAIHELSDYLRDLLLNRHAA